The following nucleotide sequence is from candidate division WOR-3 bacterium.
TATAAGAGTAAAGAATTCCTATAATTCCTCCAATACTTGTTCCCCCAATACATTCGGGTTTTATACCTTCTTCTTCCATTGCCTTTAAAAAACCAATATGAACTAAACCCCTTGCACCGCCACCAGATAGAGAAAAAGAAAAAAAAGGTCTTTTTGAAAAAATTTTTCTCATTTTTGCTTATTATTATAAGTTCAAAAAAAATTTGAAATAAATAAAAAAATAAGATATAATAAACTCTTAAACTTTAATTTTAAAAATATTTAGCCAAAAGGAGGTAAAAAATGCGAGTTAAAAGCGGACCTAAAACAAGGAGAAGACATAAAAAAATAAGGGAAATGGCAAAAGGTTATTACGGACAAAAAAGTAAAACCTTTAGAAAGGCTAATGAGGCAGTTTTAAAATCCTTAAGATATGCTTACAGACACAGAAAAGAGAAAAAGAGAGAATTTAGGAGACTGTGGATAGCAAGAATAAATGCAGCTTGCAGAAATCTTGGTGTTAAATACAGTGATTTTATTCACAATTTAAAAGAGAAGGGTATTTTATTAAATAGAAAAATGTTAGCCTATCTTGCAGTTAATGAGCCAGAAAGTTTTAAAGAGATTGTTGAAAAAGCTATGGCAGGTTGATGGAAATTGAAAAACTCAAAGAAGAAGTTAAAAGAGATTTAGAAAGAGTAAAAAATAAAGAGGATTTAGAAGAAATAAGAATTAAATATCTTGGCAGAAAGGGAATTTTAAAAGAATCCTTTGAAAAACTAAAAGATGTTGAGCCTGAAAAGAGAAAGGAATGGGGAAAGTTATTAAATGAAGTAAAAGATTTTATTGAAAAGGAAATAGAGTTAAGAAAAAAAGAATTTGAGATTAAAAAGAAAAAGGATATAGACCCAACTTTACCGGGTTTATTAAAAAAGAGAGGTTTTTTACATATTTTAAAAGAGGAAATTAAAAGAATAGAGGAAATTTTTGTTGGACTTTCCTTTGAAGTAGAAACTGGTCCTGAGATTGAGACTGAGTTTAATAATTTTGAAGCATTAAACATTCCTGAGTGGCATCCTGCAAGGGATATGCAGGCAACCCTTTTTCTTGAAAGAAAAGGATTTTTATTAAGAACCCACACCTCACCAATTCAAATAAGGGTAATGTTAAGAAAAAAACCTCCAATAAGAATAATAGCACCTGGTAGGGTCTATAGACGTGATAACTTTGATGCTTCCCATTCTCCTGTATTCCATCAGGTGGAAGGGCTTTACATTAATAAAAATGTAAGCTTTTCAAATTTAAAGGGAACAGTTGAGCTATTTC
It contains:
- the rplT gene encoding 50S ribosomal protein L20; this encodes MRVKSGPKTRRRHKKIREMAKGYYGQKSKTFRKANEAVLKSLRYAYRHRKEKKREFRRLWIARINAACRNLGVKYSDFIHNLKEKGILLNRKMLAYLAVNEPESFKEIVEKAMAG
- the pheS gene encoding phenylalanine--tRNA ligase subunit alpha codes for the protein MEIEKLKEEVKRDLERVKNKEDLEEIRIKYLGRKGILKESFEKLKDVEPEKRKEWGKLLNEVKDFIEKEIELRKKEFEIKKKKDIDPTLPGLLKKRGFLHILKEEIKRIEEIFVGLSFEVETGPEIETEFNNFEALNIPEWHPARDMQATLFLERKGFLLRTHTSPIQIRVMLRKKPPIRIIAPGRVYRRDNFDASHSPVFHQVEGLYINKNVSFSNLKGTVELFLKEYFEKKDLEIKFEPSYFPFTEPSAEVSILWDTGEGKRFLEIAGCGMVHPNVLKNCNIDPEEWNGYAFGMGVERLVMVKYKIPDIRLFYENERSFLKQFSI